In the Epinephelus lanceolatus isolate andai-2023 chromosome 6, ASM4190304v1, whole genome shotgun sequence genome, one interval contains:
- the s1pr3a gene encoding sphingosine 1-phosphate receptor 3a produces the protein MGNILEEGMNAVIVNHYNHSGKWDRPRSGGACKMAVLLFICVLIVLENVTVLLALWRNKRFHSRMYFLIGNLALSDLLAGVAYVVNIFTSGRNTFFLTPVQWLAREGSMFVALSASTFSLLAIGIERHMTMVRLRPCETAGRGRLLGLLAACWLVSVLLSALPSLGWNCLDNLASCSTVLPLYAKSYVAFCISVFSALLVAIIILYIRIYRLVTSSGRRVSSRPSERSLALLRTVVIVLGVFVMCWTPLFLLLLLDVGCSPDNCPVLYQVDWFIALAVLNSALNPLIYTLSSREMRAAFFRLLCCCQTSMEHTGTPVVGNPHLGTVIPTGENSKTSGGGGSGACKTTLNRGKVPTPMNSENKHGDPSATPLPHPSGPADLLSAVLVKAGALPPLSKF, from the coding sequence ATGGGGAACATACTAGAGGAGGGGATGAACGCTGTCATCGTCAACCACTACAACCACTCAGGGAAGTGGGACCGGCCTCGCAGCGGCGGGGCCTGTAAGATGGCCGTGCTGCTCTTCATCTGCGTGCTGATTGTCCTGGAGAACGTGACGGTCCTGCTCGCTCTGTGGAGGAACAAGCGCTTCCACAGCCGCATGTACTTCCTCATAGGAAACCTGGCACTGTCAGACCTACTGGCTGGTGTGGCCTATGTGGTCAACATCTTTACCTCAGGACGCAACACCTTCTTCCTGACACCAGTGCAGTGGCTGGCCAGAGAAGGGAGCATGTTCGTGGCCCTCAGCGCGTCCACGTTTAGCCTTCTGGCCATTGGGATTGAGAGGCACATGACTATGGTGCGTCTGCGTCCGTGTGAGACAGCAGGCCGGGGGAGACTTCTGGGACTGCTGGCTGCCTGCTGGCTTGTGTCAGTGCTGCTTAGTGCTCTGCCCAGCCTAGGCTGGAACTGCCTGGACAATCTGGCCTCTTGCTCCACAGTGCTTCCGCTCTATGCCAAGAGTTATGTGGCCTTCTGCATCAGTGTGTTCAGCGCCCTGTTGGTGGCCATCATCATCCTCTATATCAGGATCTACCGCCTGGTGACGTCTAGCGGCCGCAGGGTGAGCAGCCGGCCTTCAGAGCGCTCACTGGCCCTGCTGCGGACAGTGGTTATTGTTCTTGGAGTGTTTGTCATGTGCTGGacccccctcttcctcctgctgctgctggacgtTGGCTGTAGCCCAGATAATTGCCCTGTGCTCTACCAGGTGGACTGGTTTATAGCCCTGGCTGTGCTCAACTCTGCCCTCAACCCTCTGATATACACACTGTCCAGCAGGGAGATGAGGGCAGCTTTCTTCaggctgctgtgctgctgtcagaccAGCATGGAGCACACAGGGACTCCAGTGGTGGGCAACCCACACCTGGGCACAGTCATCCCCACAGGGGAGAATAGCAAGACCAGTGGAGGAGGGGGCAGCGGGGCTTGCAAGACCACGCTGAACAGAGGGAAGGTTCCCACACCTATGAACTCTGAAAACAAGCATGGAGATCCCTCAGCCACTCCTCTTCCCCATCCCTCTGGGCCTGCAGACCTGCTCTCAGCTGTGCTAGTGAAGGCGGGGGCGCTGCCGCCCCTCAGCAAGTTCTGA